The region AGGCGGATGATACAGATGATCGATGCGGCCGGTGCTGAAAGAGCTGGAGCGGCGGATGATGCCCCAAACCTCGTAACCTTTGGGCAGGAGAAGCTCGGCCAGGTAGGCCCCGTCTTGACCGGTGATGCCGGTCACCAGTGAGCGTTTGTCCAAATCCAATTTAAAATAACACCTACTGGCTGCAACCATACAACCAAACAGAAGGATTAGGGGAATAAATGTGTTGAACTGTAAGCCTTGCGGTCCTCATCTGGACAAAACATCTTCTCTCTCAAACGCTCAACTATCCGCCTGTTATGATACATAAGTCGTGTGAGTATACAACAGGAAGAGGTTACGTTTGCATTCTTTTTGCCAGCGCAAAAAGATATACATCAACGTAGTCTTATGCCTTCGTCGCCTTAAGCTGTTGAAATATATAAACTATAAGCAATTTACCTAGCGGACCGCCTGAGTTTCAACGGAGCCACGCCACAGCTTATCGGCTGCGAATATCACAGGTTTAGCCACAGAGTAAGTTCGATTGGCATTCCCTAAATATTTGCCAGGCGGGCACTTGAGATTGCCCATACAGTCCTTACTGCCATTTCCACTTGAATACAAAGAGATTATAACCGCATTGGTCTAATTGTAATGAACACCAACCCCGACGGCTTTATTTTATGTATTTTATTGATATCATATAACATAATGACCGTTTTCCCTGGCGGCGCATTAACCTTCCCCTTCTGCATAAGGCTCTTTGCGTGCCGTCCCAACTAGAGTTGGCATAAGGCCCTTGTCTTGGACGCCCGATAAGATGACCGTTATGGGTGGCGCATGGCTTCGATTGAAACATTTCTCTGGATATCTTCGCTATTAATACTAGCCAAGAACTACCGTCTACAATCATTTTAAGTGCTTGATAAATATAATCATAATCACACATAATTTAGGAAGGCGCGCCTAGATACCGCTCTGAAATCGCAATCTGGCCTTTTCAGCGCTTATCCCAAGTAATTATTGTACTCATCGTTTTGCCAGACAAATTCACGACCATCTTTCTCATTTGATGACTTTGAGGGCAATTTTATCTATGAATACTCTAAGTTGAATTGTTTCTTGCCTTTACAGGAGGTCAGAATTAAGATTTGAACCTGAGGATCAGAAACATGGAATCCAGCCCCGCATCTCCCTGCGAGGCCCTTCGCCTCGGGAATTCGCCCGGCGCAGAATGGCCAAAACTCCGGCGGGAGGATCTTCGGATGGGCCTGATCTTCCTTTTTGGCCCAAGCTGGACTGGGTGACCTCTGTTATATGGGGGCTTGGATGCTTGTTTGGTTGTTAGAGGCAAGTGAAATCCTTCCACTAGAAGATGACACTCGCAAAATGCGTGCGGGATATTTAGCAGATGTCTTAACTAGCCGAGGCCATAATGTAGTATGGTGGGCAAGCACATTTAATCATCAATTAAAAAAATTTATTTACGATAAAGATACTGACATTGAAATAAATAGCAGGTTAACTATAAAAATGATTCATGGCTGTGGATATGGCGGTAACAGGTCGATTAAAAGATACATACATCATCGATTAATAGCCAACAAGTTTTACAAATTCGCTCAACGCTGTGAACGGCCAGACATTATCATTTCATTTATACCTTGCCATCGATTGGCATATATGGCCACAAAATATGCCAAAAATAATAGCGTCCCAATAATCGTGGACATCAGAGACAAGTGGCCCGATATCTTTATTACAAGCAAAAACAAAATTTTTGAGATTATTGCCAACATAATACTTTTTAGTGAGCAAAAGTGCACAAAATATGCAATGCGTAACGCATCAACACTGGCTGCTGTTTCTGAAACATATCTAAACTGGGCTTTGCATAAAATTGACAGGGCAAGAAATAAAATGGACAGAGTTTATTATTTAGGATACGCAAATAGCGATATTAACAGCGGCGGCAAACTTTATAAAGATGAAAATATTTCGGATGAGTTACGCCAATTAATTGATGGCAATTCCAGTAAAAAATTAATAGTTTTTGTCGGAACTTTTGGCTTTTCATATGATTTGATAACGATGGTAGATGTTGGCGCAAGGTTTCACGAGCAGCGCCAAACAGATGTTGTTTTCGTATTGGCCGGCACCGGGGAAAACTACGACAAAGTAAATAATTCAATAAGGTCGCCAAATGTTTTGTTGACGGGTTGGATTAATCATGATGAAATCAAATATGTGCTTAGCAAAAGTTATGCTGGCTTGATGCCATATCATGATTATGCCCCCCAAAGCCTCCCCAACAAATTTTTCGAATATGCAGTAAATAACCTCCCTATTATTTCTTCTTTAAAAGGAGAGATCGCTGAAATAATAACTGAAAATCAAATTGGCATCAATTATAAAGCTAACGACAAACAAGATCTCTATAATGCAATACAGTATCTGGTGGAAAATGAGAGCCTACATGACAAAATGGTTAATGAAAACTTGGCTGCCTTCCGCAACACATGCAATGCTAACTTAATTTATGAAGAATACGCGACCTATATAGAAGAAATATTTCGAAACAATGTTTAACATTATTGGGCATACCATGAACACCAACCGCCAAACAACCAGATCGGGCCCAGCCGCTTCATTCCTAAATGCTGAAAAGGCGCAAAATGTATAATGGCTATACCATATCGCTGGGTTTAATGGCTAGTTTATTATGGGTTTTTATCCTTTACAAAGAACGCGATGATTTATTAGGCATTTTTTCCCCAATTAGCTTAGTATCTATTGGCATTCTTGCTTTCTACATTGTGCCAAGCTTGTACTGGCAAGTTGTCCCATGGCGGAGCATTTTCCCGCCATATTATGGGGGTATTTTGCTGGTGATGATCGCGGCAACAGTGTTTTCCATTCCATTTTTTATTCGTGCTGCCTTAAGCAAAAAACGCGGGGACAAGCACCTACAGCCGCACAATATTCAGGAAAAAATCAAGCTGAATAAGTGGAGCTATTTGGGGGTGGCATTCATAGTAATCGGCTTTATGTGGAGGATTTATCTTATATCAATAGGTCGGCAATCACGGCTTGATAGAGAAATGGCCACATTCATGGGGTCAAAGGATTTGGCCTATTTGCTAGGCAATATTATATATGTATATCCTGCGTTTTATGCAATATTGATATTATTTGGCAATAAATTTAAACAAAAAATTGGATTCGCCCTGCTGATGAGCGACGGATTGTTACAGATGTTTACCTTACATAGATATGAGATATTAACATACACCCTTAGGGCGATGATAATAGTCAGATTAAAGTACAATAGGTTTAATAAAAAAATAATGGCGGCTGCAATTGTATTTATTATATTAATAATTGCTATCTTGGGTCAAGTCGGCCCCTATGCAAGTCAGATTGCTTGGAATAAAAGGTATCTCAATGCCAGTGATATTGTTGAATTAGTATCAAGCTATGAATGGAGGCAGAGGAGCGTTGACTCCGGGTTGTTGTCCCGGGTGGAAATTATGTCCAGCCAAGTAATGAAAAGACTCTATGACGCTCGCTCGGCAAGTGCAGTAATGTCTTCAGTGCCTCAGCGTATAGATTATATGTACGGCGATACTTTTATAGACGTATTGTTCGCATTAGTACCTCGCTATATTTGGAAAGACAAACCAGACTTATCCAGAACACACTTGATTACCAAGACGGTAATGCCGTTGGATAGTGGTGTTAACCCACTTGGCACTTTGGCCGAGCTATACGTAAACTTGAATTTTCTTGGAGTTTTTTTAGGCGCGATCGGATTTTTATTTATTTGCTTGCTGTTTAATTTTATTTTATACAGATCCAGCCGAGTTGGCTTGGCTACCACGGCTTGTTACCCTATACTTTTTGTTTGGTTTGTTGGGATCAATTTTAATCTCAGCCAAATTATCACTGAATTAATACGCGGCGCCTTGATAATAATAATGACAGTTTTATATTTAAAAATTGCATCAAAAAATATTGAAGAATGAATTTAGTAACTGATTCGGGTTAAAATTCAAATAGATGTTACGTTATATGTTTGTATGCTGGTAGTCTATAAATTTTATTTCTCCCCAACCACGCAAGATGATATGGAGAAAAATTAGTGCAAGACACAAGTACTAAATATCATAAGCTGACCGAGGCTCCTGGCGACAAGGCTTCATCCGAACAGCTGCAAAGGCTCTATCATCGCTACCACTTTGCCTGTTCCTGGATTAACGGCAACCGGGTCTTGGAAGTAGCCTGTGGTACCGGCATAGGGCTCAAGTACCTTGCCAAGTCCGCGGGATGTACCTATGGCTGTGATGTGGATCAGACGAATTTGGACCGAGCGAGGCAGATATGCCACGGTGAAGCGGAAATTCGCCTGGATGAGGCCCGCGCGGAGGTGTTGCCTTATGCCGATGGCAGCTTCGATGTAGTGATCCTTTTCGAAGCTCTCTACTATCTAGATGACCCTGGTCTCTTTGTGCGGGAAGCCTGCCGCCTGCTGTCCGACGACGGGATTTTATTGATCGGCACGGTCAACTGCGAATGGGACAGCTTCCACCCCTCGCCTTTGTCCAAAAAGTACTACTCCGCCCGCGAGCTGGGCGAACTGCTGGAAGGGCCCTTTGCCTGGCATAAGATGTGGGGGGCCTTTCCCACCGAAGCCACCGGAACCCGCGAAGCGGTCATCTCCCTGCTCAAGAAGGGGGCCAACACCCTCAACCTGATCCCTGGCAGCCTGCGCTCCCGCGCCTGGCTCAAGCGCATTTTCTTCGGTGAACTGGTGCCCTTGCCCCAGGACTTCTCCAGCGCCGAGATACCCTACGATCCGCCCGCGCCCCTGAGCGGTCAGTCCCCGGAGACCAGCTACAAGATTATCTACGTGGCCGCCGGCAAGGGCGCGGCCTTTGACCTGCCTCAGGCGCCCTTCACCCCAATCGGGGCCTCCAAGGCCCCGGCCCACGGCGGCGGCAGACTAAAGCGGCTCATGGACATCGCAGGCTCCCTGGCCGGGCTCATCGCCCTTTCGCCCCTGCTGGCCATCGTGTCGCTGTCCATTTACCTGCACGACCGGGGGCCGGTGCTGTACCGCCCCTTGCGCATGGGCCGCCACAAGCGGCCTTTCCGCATCAACAAGTTCCGTACCATGGTGCAGAACGCCGACCAGATCGGCGGGCCCACCACCTCCTTGCGCGACAACCGCATCACCCCGGTGGGCCACATCATGCGGCGCTACAAGATCGACGAGGTGCCGCAGTTGGTTAACGTGCTGCTGGGAGAGATGTCTTTGGTGGGGCCGCGCCCCGAGGTGCTCTCGGAAGTGGAGGAGTACGGCCCGGAGTGGGACGACATCTTCCTGGTGCGGCCGGGCATGACCGACTGGGCCTCCATCGATTTCCGCCACGAGGACGAGATCGTGCAGGCAGCGGGCATGGACGACCCTCACCAGGCCTACAAACTCCTTATCCAGCCTCGCAAGTTGGAGTTGCAGTTGGATTACGCCCGGAATCACTCGCTGGGGGTTGACCTGGCCATCATCCTGGCCACCCTCAAGACCGTGGCCGGGGGCTAGGCCGGCAGCAGGGGCGGCCTGTCCTTGATGGGCCGTTTCTGCACCAGCCAGATACCGGGGGCCGCTCCTCTTGTCCTCGGGGGGATTGTTTAAGCAGATTACAAGGATCGAACTTGTGCCCTCCGCTCTCATAACTCTGTTTCGCTGGGATAGCGCGCTTGGCGCTTCCAAAACAGATCGCCCTAGACTCATACAGATCCACAAGCATATTATTATGCACGCTCCTAACCAGCATGAAGGGAGGATCGGAAGTCTATCCAAATCCCTACTTGCATAAGTCATCCGGCATTTACTACAGGAATACGGCAAGTTGACCTTCCAGCAGGCAGATGCCAAAGGCGAGGCCAAAGAACCCACTTTTGTTTATGATTATCCATCAATAAACCCGCAGTTTAGAGCGGCCGCATAGAACAACTGGCCGTATGTCCAGGAGGTAAGAGCAGATGTCATTTGCCGGCGGAAAAATTGGGGCAATTCTTCACTTAATTGAAACATATCTCGCTGTATTACCAACAGTGCTTTATAGAATGACATTGTCTGCTTTTTTCGACCCAAAAGGCTGCCAGAAATTCGTTCATTCAGTGCTGGACAATTTAGACCTAACCACCGACGATAGAGTGCTCAAAACTACGACAATGTCAGAAATATTTAAAACGGACTTACCGGACGAGCTAAACGTCACAATATATTCTAAAGCACAGCCAGGCGTTACAAATAATATCAACGAAATAAATACTCTCGCCTTCTTGGTAAAAACTATTAAACCTAATCGTATTTTTGAATTCGGGACACACGTTGGAAGAACTACCCGCATGTTTGCTCAGCTAACATCCTCCGACGCAAAAATAACCACCTTGGACTTGCCCCGGGAAATGGTTGCTCATGACATAGGGTCAGCTTTTTACAGTTCAGCGGAAGCCAGTAAGATCCGTCAGGTTCATTCTGATTCTATGTCTTACAACTATACGCCGTATTATGATAAATGTGATTTTGTTTGGGTGGATGCGTGTCATGATTTCGAATATGTGATGTTTGATACAAATGAAGCTTTAAAAATGTGTAAGCAAGGAGGCCATATTGGATGGCATGACTATCGCCATACCGCTTGGTGGTCTGGCGTCACCCGTGCGGTTAGAAAAACCGCATCAAAGAAAGGCCTGAAGATAATGCATATACGTGGTACTACAATTGCTTTGTTGAGAAAAGTTTAAAGCTTTCCACCCAGGCCATCTATTGTTTGCGCCGATATTCTGGGATTAGACAAATGATCCGACTTGCCTCCATGCAACTCCGCCCCTAAGGGCGGATTGGAGTCTTAGGGCCACCACCAGATAATGTTAGTCTAAAAGATTACCTGCCCCGCTCAAATAGCGTTAGGCCTTACTGCTCTAAGAGCAACTTGGGTGCCTCGCAAGGATGAAAGTACCTCCCCTCACGCCTTTTTAACCAGCGTTGTGGTTTAAATTACTGCAGCCAGGGCTGGCCCCACTCCAGCCTGGACGTCAGGACGACGGACAGGCATACTAGGGCTAGCCAATCGAGGGAATAATAGGGGCGGCGGCGTGCGAACGACCAACGCCATCCGCCCTAACAACTCCGCCAACTTGTCCAAACATTGGGGGCACCTATGGGGGCCGTCGCAGGTTACCGGACATGACAAGCGCGCCAGGCAAAGACCGACTATACGTGATGCAATACCCCAGGGATCTATTGCTGGACCTCCATCGGCGCATGCTCGCCATTCGCCTGTGCGAAGAAAGCCTGGTGGAGCCCATCCTGGACGGCTCCATACGCTGCCCGGTGCACCTGTGTTCCGGGCAGGAGGCGGTGGCGGTGGGGGTGTGCGCCGCTTTGCGGCAGGACGATTACGTGATGGGCAACCATCGCTCCCACGGCCACTTTTTGGCCAAGGGGGGCCGGATGGAGGCCCTGGTGGCCGAGGTCTTCGGCAAAGAGGGCGGCTGCTCCCGGGGGCGGGGGGGCTCCATGCACCTCATCGACCCCTCGGTGGGCATGCTGGGGTCCGCGCCCATCGTCTCGGGCACCATCTCCCTGGCTCTGGGTGCCGCCTTGGCCGGCAAGATACGCGGCGACCAGCGGGTGGCGGTGAGCTTCTTCGGCGACGGGGCCACCGGCGAGGGGGTGCTCTACGAGTCGCTGAACTTCGCGGCCCTGATGCACCTGCCCATGCTCTTCGTCTGCGAGAACAACCTCTACGCCACCCACATGCCCATCGGTGACTGCCGCCCGGCCTGCGCCCTCAGCGATATCGCGCGGCCCTTTGGCATGGAGAGCGTGTGCGTGGAGGGCAACGACGTGCTGGCCGTGCTGGCCGTGGCCCAGGAGGCGGTGGCCGCCTGCCGCGAGGGGCGGGGGCCGGTGTTCATCGAGGCCAGCACCTACCGCCTGCGGGGGCACGTGGGCCCGGACGACAACATCCAGGGCACCCACACCGACATCCGCCCCCCGGAGGAGTTGGCGCGTTGGCGGGAGAACGACCCCATCACCACCTTCGAGGCGCGCCTGGTGGCTGAAGGGGCGGCCAGCGACGAGGAGCTTGCCCGGATGCGTGGCGAGGTGGGACGGGAGGTGGAGGCGGCCCACGCCTTCGCCGCCCAGAGCCCTCATCCCCCGGCGGAAGAGCTCGCCGCTCATCTGTTCAAACATGATTAGCCGCGGCCGCTTGCCGGGAGTCTCGCGATGCCTACCCTGACTTACGTAATGGCCATCAATCAGGCGCTGCATCAAATGATGGAGGCCGACGATTCGGTGTTCCTGATGGGCCAGGGGGTCAAGAGCCCCTGGTACGTGGGCAACGCGGCCAACGGCCTTTTGGACCGTTTCGGCCCCGACCGGGTCATCGACACGCCGGTGTCGGAGAACGCGGTGACCGGGGCCGGGGTGGGCACGGCCCTGGCCGGGATGCGCCCCATCGTGGTGCACCCGCGCATGGACTTCATGTTCTACGCCTTTGACCCCATCATCAACCAGGCGGCCAACTGGTACTACATGAACGGCGGGCGGCTCAGCGCGCCGGTGGTGGTGTGGGGCATCATCAATCGGGGCGGCGAGCAGGCGGCCCAGCACTCCCAGGCCCTGCACGCCACCTTTGCCCACGTGCCGGGGCTCAAGGTGGTGATGCCCGCCTCACCCCACGACGCCAAGGGGCTGATGATCGCGGCCATACAAGACGACAACCCGGTGGTGTTCATCGACGACCGCTGGCTGCACGGCATCGAGGGCGAGGTGCCGGCCGAGCCCTACGCGGTGCCCCTGGGCCGGGCGGCGGTACGCCGCGAGGGCAGCGACGTGACCATCACGGCTCTGTCCTACATGACCCACCTGGCCTTGCAGGCGGCGGAGGAACTGGCCGCCGAAGGAATCTCCGCCGAGGTGCTGGACCTGCGCAGCGTAAAGCCCATGGACCGCGCGGCGGTGCTGGCCTCGGTGAACAAGACCGGCCGCCTGCTGGTGTGCGACCCGGGCTGGCAGAGCTTCGGGGCCTCGGCCGAGGTGGCCGCTCTGGTGGCCGAAGAGGGCTGCGCCGGGCTCAAGGCCCCGGTGCGCCGCCTGGCCCTGCCCGATCTGCCCGCCCCGGCCAGCGGGCCCCTGGAAAAGGCCTATTACCCCGTCGCCGGCGATGTGGCCCAGGCGGTGCGCCAGCTAGTGCAAAGCCAGAGCTGAGCCCGCCCCGATAAATCAGGTTAGCCATCGGCCCGGCCCGCGGCCCATCCGCCCCAGACCCGGCCTCTAAGGAGTCAAGCCAATGTCATACAAGGTGCGTTTCGTGGACCCGGCGCGGAACTACCGCAACATCAAGGACGAGATCGACGCGGCCTACTTCGAGGTCATGTCCAAGGGAGACCTGATCGCGCGGGGCCAGCTGGACAGTTTCGAAAAGAACCTGGCCGACTTCGTGGGCACCAAGTACGCCGTGGGCCTCAACAGCGGCTACGATGCCCTGCACATGTCGCTGCGGGCAGCGGGAATCGGGTCCGGCGACGAGGTGATCGTGCCGGCCCATACCTTTGTGGCCACCACCTCGGCGGTGGTCAACGTGGGGGCCACCCCGGTGCTGGTGGACGTGGGCAAGGACTTCAACATTGACCCCGGGCTCATCGAGGCGGCGATCACCCCGGCCACCAAGGGCATCATCCCGGTGCACCTGAGCGGCTATATGGCCGACATGGAAGCGGTGATGGCCCTCGCCGAGAAGCACGGCCTGACCGTGGTGGAGGACGCCTGCCAAAGCCTGGGCACTTCCATGAACCGCAAGCAAGCCGGTTCCTGGGGCCTCACCGGCTGCTGGAGCTTCTACCCCTTCAAGATCCTGGGCGGCTATGGCGACGGCGGGGCCATTACCACCGACGATCCCGAGGTGGCGTTATTCGCCACGCGCATGCGCTACAACGGCGAGGACCGCCAGAGCGGCGAGTATCACGGCCACGGCTTTACATGCCTGCTGGACAACCTACAGGCCGCCTTTTTGGACGTGAAGCTCCGGCACCTGCCCGCCTGGATCGAGCGGCGCAAAGAGATCGCCGAGGCCTATCGCCTGGCCTTGGGCGGTTTGCCCGACCTGCTCCTGCCCCACTATGACGACCCCCGGCGGGACCACGTTTATCAGAACTACACCCTGCGCTCCAAGCAGGGCAACGAATTCTCCGAGTTCCTCAAG is a window of Desulfarculaceae bacterium DNA encoding:
- a CDS encoding DegT/DnrJ/EryC1/StrS family aminotransferase → MSYKVRFVDPARNYRNIKDEIDAAYFEVMSKGDLIARGQLDSFEKNLADFVGTKYAVGLNSGYDALHMSLRAAGIGSGDEVIVPAHTFVATTSAVVNVGATPVLVDVGKDFNIDPGLIEAAITPATKGIIPVHLSGYMADMEAVMALAEKHGLTVVEDACQSLGTSMNRKQAGSWGLTGCWSFYPFKILGGYGDGGAITTDDPEVALFATRMRYNGEDRQSGEYHGHGFTCLLDNLQAAFLDVKLRHLPAWIERRKEIAEAYRLALGGLPDLLLPHYDDPRRDHVYQNYTLRSKQGNEFSEFLKANGVEVLTQFRKPYYKHEGLGLKDGDFPETEALSAEVCSLPMHPDLEQEEIDYIIATVQKFYGA
- a CDS encoding thiamine pyrophosphate-dependent dehydrogenase E1 component subunit alpha; this encodes MTSAPGKDRLYVMQYPRDLLLDLHRRMLAIRLCEESLVEPILDGSIRCPVHLCSGQEAVAVGVCAALRQDDYVMGNHRSHGHFLAKGGRMEALVAEVFGKEGGCSRGRGGSMHLIDPSVGMLGSAPIVSGTISLALGAALAGKIRGDQRVAVSFFGDGATGEGVLYESLNFAALMHLPMLFVCENNLYATHMPIGDCRPACALSDIARPFGMESVCVEGNDVLAVLAVAQEAVAACREGRGPVFIEASTYRLRGHVGPDDNIQGTHTDIRPPEELARWRENDPITTFEARLVAEGAASDEELARMRGEVGREVEAAHAFAAQSPHPPAEELAAHLFKHD
- a CDS encoding class I SAM-dependent methyltransferase gives rise to the protein MSFAGGKIGAILHLIETYLAVLPTVLYRMTLSAFFDPKGCQKFVHSVLDNLDLTTDDRVLKTTTMSEIFKTDLPDELNVTIYSKAQPGVTNNINEINTLAFLVKTIKPNRIFEFGTHVGRTTRMFAQLTSSDAKITTLDLPREMVAHDIGSAFYSSAEASKIRQVHSDSMSYNYTPYYDKCDFVWVDACHDFEYVMFDTNEALKMCKQGGHIGWHDYRHTAWWSGVTRAVRKTASKKGLKIMHIRGTTIALLRKV
- a CDS encoding sugar transferase; protein product: MQDTSTKYHKLTEAPGDKASSEQLQRLYHRYHFACSWINGNRVLEVACGTGIGLKYLAKSAGCTYGCDVDQTNLDRARQICHGEAEIRLDEARAEVLPYADGSFDVVILFEALYYLDDPGLFVREACRLLSDDGILLIGTVNCEWDSFHPSPLSKKYYSARELGELLEGPFAWHKMWGAFPTEATGTREAVISLLKKGANTLNLIPGSLRSRAWLKRIFFGELVPLPQDFSSAEIPYDPPAPLSGQSPETSYKIIYVAAGKGAAFDLPQAPFTPIGASKAPAHGGGRLKRLMDIAGSLAGLIALSPLLAIVSLSIYLHDRGPVLYRPLRMGRHKRPFRINKFRTMVQNADQIGGPTTSLRDNRITPVGHIMRRYKIDEVPQLVNVLLGEMSLVGPRPEVLSEVEEYGPEWDDIFLVRPGMTDWASIDFRHEDEIVQAAGMDDPHQAYKLLIQPRKLELQLDYARNHSLGVDLAIILATLKTVAGG
- a CDS encoding glycosyltransferase, producing MLVWLLEASEILPLEDDTRKMRAGYLADVLTSRGHNVVWWASTFNHQLKKFIYDKDTDIEINSRLTIKMIHGCGYGGNRSIKRYIHHRLIANKFYKFAQRCERPDIIISFIPCHRLAYMATKYAKNNSVPIIVDIRDKWPDIFITSKNKIFEIIANIILFSEQKCTKYAMRNASTLAAVSETYLNWALHKIDRARNKMDRVYYLGYANSDINSGGKLYKDENISDELRQLIDGNSSKKLIVFVGTFGFSYDLITMVDVGARFHEQRQTDVVFVLAGTGENYDKVNNSIRSPNVLLTGWINHDEIKYVLSKSYAGLMPYHDYAPQSLPNKFFEYAVNNLPIISSLKGEIAEIITENQIGINYKANDKQDLYNAIQYLVENESLHDKMVNENLAAFRNTCNANLIYEEYATYIEEIFRNNV